A genomic segment from Alistipes senegalensis JC50 encodes:
- a CDS encoding YccF domain-containing protein, translating into MNGCLNILWHFPFFGFLFAFFYALFGAILCCTVVLYPVGLGFFQIARFLLTPFSSALVTRKELDLVRPEERSTAAAAFSTVITILYFPFGLIAAAGALFAMIGEFLSIIGIPCGIVWFKALPAIFMPVDKICVPKAVADEIARIKAGDTVRRYKGETGEPETHSAERHFTEDPGETLPPMPEVRQYDDEKLHEIVSGAAMYRASLVEECRRELEIRSRSAEFTAQVRAMDNDKLHEVLASPQLYAEELIYACTLEQAERRRVWREEQAKEEEKLRLRREQEEKEAAERRAVLWKKNRPYLIAALAVLILAGAGIKYHNYRKEQVRLEQERIAAEERRIAEERRAEEQRIAEQKRAEAERIAAEKRRKEAERLAAERQQQAEAQRRADRERREAGYYKPGELYEKDGVKGVVFTANGTHGQYIRLKQGRFMSWSSANIEGKLPSMDEMKEIYRLRKTLNLTLKQAHGDCIEGSYWLSGRRNGIVWFCNMEATSWETHNCTEYDVRSKPYVKNALWIKSY; encoded by the coding sequence ATGAACGGTTGTTTGAACATTCTCTGGCATTTTCCATTCTTCGGATTCCTGTTCGCGTTTTTTTACGCGTTGTTCGGTGCGATTCTGTGCTGCACGGTGGTGCTCTATCCCGTGGGGCTCGGATTTTTCCAGATCGCACGGTTTCTGCTCACGCCCTTTTCGTCGGCGCTGGTCACCCGCAAGGAACTCGACCTGGTGCGGCCCGAAGAGCGCAGCACGGCCGCCGCGGCCTTTTCGACCGTCATCACGATTCTCTATTTCCCCTTCGGACTGATCGCCGCCGCAGGAGCGCTGTTCGCCATGATCGGGGAGTTTCTGAGCATCATCGGCATTCCGTGCGGCATCGTCTGGTTCAAGGCTCTGCCCGCGATCTTCATGCCCGTTGACAAGATTTGCGTTCCGAAGGCCGTGGCCGACGAGATCGCACGCATCAAGGCCGGCGACACCGTCCGGCGCTACAAGGGCGAAACCGGAGAGCCGGAGACGCATTCGGCGGAGCGTCATTTCACGGAGGACCCCGGCGAAACGCTTCCCCCGATGCCCGAGGTGCGGCAGTACGACGACGAAAAACTGCACGAAATCGTCTCCGGTGCCGCGATGTACCGGGCCTCGCTGGTCGAAGAGTGCCGCCGGGAGCTGGAGATTCGCAGCCGGAGCGCGGAGTTCACGGCGCAGGTCCGGGCGATGGACAACGACAAACTGCACGAGGTGCTCGCCAGTCCGCAGCTCTACGCCGAGGAGCTGATCTATGCCTGCACGCTGGAGCAGGCCGAACGGCGGCGCGTATGGCGTGAAGAGCAGGCGAAAGAGGAGGAGAAGCTCCGTCTCCGGCGCGAGCAGGAGGAGAAAGAGGCGGCGGAACGGCGGGCCGTCCTGTGGAAGAAAAACCGGCCGTATCTCATTGCAGCCTTGGCCGTTCTGATTCTGGCCGGCGCCGGCATCAAGTATCATAATTACCGCAAAGAGCAGGTGCGACTGGAACAAGAGCGCATCGCAGCCGAAGAACGGCGCATTGCCGAGGAACGGCGCGCCGAAGAGCAGCGCATCGCCGAACAGAAACGGGCCGAAGCGGAACGAATTGCTGCGGAGAAACGGCGCAAAGAGGCAGAGCGTCTGGCCGCCGAACGGCAGCAGCAGGCAGAAGCGCAGCGCAGAGCGGACCGGGAACGCCGGGAAGCGGGATATTACAAACCCGGCGAACTTTATGAAAAAGACGGCGTAAAAGGCGTCGTTTTCACCGCGAACGGTACGCACGGCCAGTATATCCGGTTAAAACAAGGCCGCTTCATGTCGTGGTCTTCCGCGAACATAGAAGGGAAACTTCCCTCAATGGACGAAATGAAAGAGATATATCGTCTGCGCAAGACCCTGAATCTTACGCTGAAACAGGCGCACGGCGATTGCATCGAAGGAAGCTACTGGCTCAGCGGACGCAGAAACGGCATCGTGTGGTTCTGCAACATGGAGGCAACCTCCTGGGAAACCCATAACTGTACGGAATACGACGTGCGTTCAAAACCGTATGTAAAAAATGCGCTATGGATCAAGTCGTATTGA